One Tachysurus vachellii isolate PV-2020 chromosome 8, HZAU_Pvac_v1, whole genome shotgun sequence genomic window carries:
- the LOC132850555 gene encoding uncharacterized protein KIAA2012, producing MKELVLSLLSRGYGHVVHTDGKRQYGRLEVCFEPEDYFIWKSQPPLLRLTSSGRLISGVETTPPKTYSTRRGPLILFSEDFASSFSQPDTVKRKDRAFGASRQEAEFEFYSLRDLTEAALVYSKKQAKVECHMSMTPMLPDPKPGTKHLQAHQRPGDEHSYLNQTVGEENEVDSAFFRRQGNCLYPRPEQVRYQPRFLCFPRPNRPPPGPLPLLTPSPALRGVPATSIPTGSEERSMTRDSKTSFSAEVVTLKAQMSPIPETDAWEERTEQPEDHNVYMVAEHLTGYPKDLNGQWKQSAIDTGGEEGGHTPRPALRSLGCSHLSKVSNDRRQTEGGWHPSPVKQSGLHLPPIKQPPLADAASKDYRLKAVSMTQENHKEPIPRLPDIHQPEVSTETSAPKPPERTVLKKVLVLLPFEPMEQDGLSGLPEEKEEIEDVLCSDVEQKVELKRTEENRPIEHGCRLKAAQQDILIGFEPEEDKEQTAVGPLPPFIGRRGLGKQCSMAHHRQDPRDPADQSESQPGIIRGSLPLELRECQKDGLLGTLIMGPAGEIICLSFWDSLTDTEDHPALEDAMKEHGVLEESWTILDQLAEQATQTGGMTDREVEAKRGHKKQTSTNPEACVPAQRIEKTNNYTENRPYSSEEGIMQQTGGRAKRPQPKARPRSGSPPTPGSDSSIQKTALSKSTAADEYIDKTKLQTQTESYKKTVKPRKSGKLDNADDPHMSNVKKQKITRHANRVTDVDAENMAMELNVDSTDTESQDTRFSNETDSGPIQKKNKNTGGDKATKSTKSPNTAEKIKKKSKGQAAFVVGKPRQSQEVMQTEKKKYSSERHEKTVSKRLVKESEDNSADDYSCGSSEYTMDDVESREVSPVQKNRDTRHSPDIDQDFIHHEKCVAGHSMESDRVAVSREDGGTGDVDHFYEIDISAASSRTHSSAKSSSTSTWSIRRSSVSSDTGLYSPVQLPHHFPRLGVPTHHPASNPDKSKSAADAKSRAEAIKQRESRLAAAVAEKAERRRMEVEKKRKEKEEEKEAERKRQEDKDLTEERMRLELEEEGRQRAQQARLRKLKDEEERQKQAERENEGQRGEQPEMETERRRQEETKNKKRYLERLQKVRHEEEIRRAAELKRQHEEEEARKEEEYRRLQDMDESERQEYLRRKWEEEEERRKAAEERRHAREEAAMWYEELNRQRATLEQNLQFHRGLFVETEGLKQKQSISRPWVFSYFSRLRLAHCNTFKLTPQHLSLACNKDGLHALGEGRKGGIWACNPRLGMKLVPYWSIGTKIRERTARRRAVGHGDEQSHTS from the exons ATGAAGGAGCTTGTCCTTTCACTCCTGAGCCGAGGATACGGTCATGTGGTTCACACAGATGGCAAAAGACAATATGGAAGACTGGAAGTCTGTTTTGAACCCGAG GACTACTTCATCTGGAAATCCCAGCCTCCTCTGCTTCGCTTAACTAGCAGTGGACGGCTGATTAGTGGGGTAGAGACCACACCCCCAAAAACCTACAGCACAAGGAGAGGACCACTTATTCTATTCTCAGAAGATTTTGCCTCATCATTCTCCCAACCTGACACAGTCAAAAGGAAGGATCGGGCTTTTGGGGCTTCCAGACAGGAAGCAGAGTTTGAATTCTATTCTCTTCGTGATCTGACTGAAGCCGCTTTAGTGTATAGTAAAAAACAG GCCAAGGTGGAATGTCATATGAGCATGACGCCTATGTTGCCAGACCCCAAACCTGGCACTAAGCACTTGCAGGCACACCAGAGGCCCGGAGATGAGCACAGCTATCTAAACCAGACTGTTGGTGAAG AAAATGAGGTGGACTCTGCTTTCTTCAGACGTCAAGGTAACTGTCTATACCCCAGACCAGAGCAGGTGCGATATCAGCCCCGTTTCCTCTGTTTTCCACGGCCTAATCGTCCACCGCCTGGTCCTCTCCCGCTCTTAACCCCAAGTCCAGCACTCAGAG GAGTACCAGCAACCTCCATACCAACAGGCTCAGAGGAACGCTCTATGACCAGAGACAGTAAGACCAGTTTCAGCGCAGAGGTAGTGACACTCAAAGCTCAGATGAGCCCAATTCCTGAAACTGATGCTTGGGAGGAGCGTACAGAACAACCTGAGGATCACAATGTTTACATG GTTGCAGAGCATTTGACTGGCTACCCAAAGGACTTAAACGGTCAATGGAAACAGAGTGCAATAGATACAGGTGGTGAGGAAGGTGGACACACTCCACGACCAGCTCTACGATCTTTGGGTTGCAGTCACCTTTCAAAAGTCTCCAATGACAGAAGACAAACAGAGGGGGGCTGGCATCCAAGTCCTG TTAAACAGAGTGGCCTTCATCTACCACCCATTAAGCAACCACCTCTTGCAGACGCAGCGAGCAAGGACTACAGG CTCAAAGCTGTGAGCATGACTCAAGAAAACCACAAGGAGCCAATACCAAGACTGCCAGATATACATCAGCCTGAGGTTAGCACTGAGACTTCTGCTCCCAAACCCCCAGAGAGAACTGTACTTAAGAAAGTACTTGTGCTGCTCCCTTTTGAACCAATGGAACAAG ATGGTCTTTCTGGCCTTCctgaggaaaaggaagaaattgAGGATGTCCTGTGTAGTGATGTGGAACAGAAAGTTGAGTTGAAGAGGACAGAAGAGAACAGGCCCATTGAACATGGGTGCAGGCTAAAAGCAGCACAACAAGACATCCTGATAGGGTTTGAACCTGAGGAGGATAAAG AGCAGACTGCTGTAGGCCCACTGCCTCCATTTATAGGTCGTAGAGGTCTTGGAAAACAGTGCTCTATGGCACACCACAGACAAGACCCACGTGACCCTGCAGATCAGTCAGAGTCTCAGCCTGGCATTATCAGAGGCAGCCTTCCTCTGGAGCTAAGAG AGTGTCAGAAAGATGGACTCCTGGGCACCTTAATAATGGGTCCTGCTGGGGAAATCATATGCTTGTCTTTCTGGGATTCCTTAACTGACACCGAGGACCACCCAGCTTTGGAGGATGCCATGAAAGAACACG GTGTTTTGGAGGAGTCATGGACCATCTTGGACCAACTAGCAGAGCAAGCTACACAAACAG GAGGAATGACTGACAGAGAAGTAGAGGCTAAGCGAGGTCACAAGAAACAAACCAGCACTAACCCAGAG GCTTGTGTACCGGCGCAAAGAATAGAAAAGACAAACAACTATACAGAAAATCGGCCCTACAGCAGTG aagaAGGTATCATGCAACAGACAGGAGGAAGGGCAAAGAGGCCACAGCCTAAGGCCAGACCAAGATCTGGGTCACCACCTACACCTGGGTCTGATAGCAGCATTCAGAAAACAGCTCTTTCCAAGTCCACAGCTGCAGATGAATATATTGATAAAACAAAGCTTCAAACTCAGACAGAGTCCTATAAAAAGACAGT CAAGCCCAGAAAATCAGGTAAATTAGACAACGCTGACGACCCCCACATGAGTAACGTAAAGAAGCAAAAGATTACCCGGCATGCCAACAGAGTCACAGATGTTGATGCAGAGAATATGGCTATGGAATTAAATGTAGACAGTACGGACACAGAGTCACAAGACACCAGATTTAGTAATGAAACAGATTCTGGTCCAATACAA aagaaaaataaaaacacaggtgGTGACAAAGCCACCAAGTCCACAAAGTCACCaaacacagcagaaaaaataaaaaagaagtccAAAGGCCAAGCGGCATTTGTCGTGG GTAAACCAAGGCAGTCACAGGAAGTAATGCAAActgaaaagaagaaatataGCTCAGAGAGACATGAGAAGACAGTATCCAAAAGACTAGTGAAAGAGTCAGAGGACAACTCAGCAGATGATTATTCCTGTGGTTCTTCTGAATACACTATGGATGATGTGGAAAGCAGAGAGGTCTCACCTGTACAAAAGAACCGTGACACTAGACACAGTCCAGATATTGATCAGGATTTCATCCATCATGAGAAGTGTGTAGCAGGACACAGTATGGAAAGTGATCGGGTTGCTGTCTCCAGAGAAGATGGTGGAACTGGAGATGTTGATCATTTCTATGAGATCGACATATCTGCAGCTTCTTCCAGAACACACAGCTCTGCCAAGTCCTCCTCAACAAGCACCTGGAGCATTCGGAGAAGCAGTGTGTCATCAGATACTGGCCTGTATAGCCCAGTACAACTTCCTCATCACTTCCCACGTCTCGGTGTCCCAACCCACCATCCTGCATCCAACCCGGACAAGTCTAAATCAGCTGCTGAT GCTAAGAGCAGAGCAGAAGCCATCAAGCAGAGGGAAAGCAGATTGGCAGCAGCAGTGGCTGAAAAGGCAGAACGCCGTCGGATGGAGgtggagaagaagaggaaggaaaaagaagaggagaaagaagCAGAGAGGAAAAGACAGGAGGATAAAGATCTGACAGAAGAGAGAATGCGGCTGGAGCTGGAGGAGGAGGGGAGACAGAGGGCACAGCAGGCCAg GTTGAGAAAGCTTAAAGACgaagaagagagacagaaacaggctgagagagagaatgaaggacAGAGGGGTGAGCAGCctgagatggagacagagaggaggaggCAAGAAGAAACAAAGAACAAGAAGAGATATTTAGAACGACTTCAGAAAGTGAGGCACGAAGAGGAGATAAGAAGAGCAG CTGAGTTAAAGCGTCAgcacgaggaggaggaggctcGTAAGGAGGAAGAGTATAGGAGATTGCAGGATATGGATGAGAGCGAAAGACAGGAGTACTTACGCAGAAAGtgggaggaagaagaggagaggaggaaggcTGCAGAGGAGAGAAGGCACGCACGGGAGGAAGCAGCCATGTGGTATGAGGAGTTAAATAG GCAAAGAGCAACACTGGAGCAAAACCTCCAGTTCCACAGAGGACTGTTTGTTGAGACAGAGGGTCTGAAACAGAAGCAGAGCATCTCTCGGCCCTGGGTCTTTTCTTACTTCAGTCGGCTGAGATTAGCACACTGTAACAC GTTTAAACTAACACCACAGCATCTGAGCTTAGCCTGTAACAAAGACGGTTTGCACGCTCTGGGTGaagggagaaagggaggaaTCTGGGCCTGTAATCCTAGGCTGGGCATGAAGCTTGTCCCCTATTGGTCCATTGGCACCAAGATCAGAGAAAGAACAGCTCGGAGGAGAGCGGTGGGACACGGAGACGAGCAGTCTCACACATCCTAG